The Medicago truncatula cultivar Jemalong A17 chromosome 7, MtrunA17r5.0-ANR, whole genome shotgun sequence genome includes the window ACAGGGTTCTAGTGAtcgaaataaaattgaagatgtCGATTGGATGGATACACCGATTGTTCCAGAATGTTTTTCATCTCAGCTTAAAACATGTTCCCTTATAGGTTATAAAGGCATGAATTGTGACTTTCAGtttgcaaaatatattttgaagaatgCAAAAGTATTGCAGACAATGACAATCAATGCCTCTCCTGTGGATATAAACATAAAGCACCAAATTCTAATCAAGTTAACTTTGTGTCCAAGGGGCTCAACTACATGTAAAATTTCATTTGATTAAGTAAGGTTAGGgcatgtttattttagtttctactTCCTACCATATTAGCATGGATGTTCTGAAATACATGAACTATGTATCATTACATCCATTATGTCTACATTATCTCCTTTCAAACCTTTGTGAAATTTCTTTCCTTTCTAACAAGTAACAACTGTTATTGTtcggcaaatattattaaacgccAACCCCGCAAGACGCAAGGTATGGACGAATAAGATACAGATGATGCCGCATATAAACGGTACACCATAACCACAAAtcaaaacccaaataaaaaCCTCCTCCAAACATCGAAAACCTAAGGCAGTAGCTAATaaacatcaccacctaaaacagatTCCTTCAAGAAACAACCACTGAAAAACAGTATCCAAAACCAGTATCGCCACTACTCCTCCCGAAAAAACCCCTCTAAATGAAACACCTTGTCCTTATCACAGGAGTTGAGCCATTATTCTAAAGATCAATCAGCCTCCACCACCTATAAACCTCTGGTCAACCAAGAACACCAAAAAAGCCCAAAACCAAAACTTGAACCAAAGTactgactcccgatctcgaatcaaaagcgaTCGGCTCACCAGACTACATGACCAAATTAGAAGGGCACCCCAAACCCTCGGTCCACCAGAGAAACACCGTAGTCAGCCAAACAAGATTGTAGCTAGACACCAACTCCCGATCTTGAATCAAAAATAACCGACCCACTAGAATCCAGCACACAAAAATGAGACAGATAACATGTTTTGCAGTGGTGCAAACATCAATCAAAAAGGAACAAATGCTCAGCTCGAAGGACACGCACCCTTAACACACCTTACAACCTAAAGTCAAACGATAGCTAGCGACAATAAAAATGGACATAACAGAAGTGGGCCCAAAGAAATCTCCCACAATAACCAAAACAATCGATGCACCACCACAACCACACAAAACCACCACCACacatcaccatcaccaccacaattgaaacaccaccaccaccactgcATCCCCACCACTTACATCACCACCGCGCCTGGAATCTGTTTGTCCTACTCCTGTTGTGATTTTGCTGGGCATGAGTTAGTGGGGTGTGGCTGACCTTTTTTTCAGCTGTGTTTTGTTTGTATGTCCTGTTTGATTCTTTGGCTGGGTTTTGGCGTGTTTTTGCTGCGTTTTTTCTACAGCTTTGAGTTCGGATGTTCCGTCTATACACGGCGTCcatgttgtgttttgttttgttctgttttgtgTGCTTGCTCTTTGCGTCTCGTGCAGATGTAGCCGTAATAAAATATtggctgttaaaaaaaatggaaatcatGTAGATTAATTAACTCAATTATTAACATTATTATCGAGTAAAATTAAAGAACGTTGAATTTTTTGGCTCATATGTTATGGATAATGGAAATGTTTTTCACTGtgcttttatttcattattttgatattaGACCTTTCTTGTTGTGTTAACTTTATTAAAATACTTGTGTGTGTACAATGCAAATGTGTTCCCATTAGATTGAATCTTGTAAGATTGACAATTGAAGCAACAAAGAATTGAAAACTACGTAAGAAATTGCAACAAACACAAACAGACAGTAGAGAATCTGAATATGATTTTCCTCgaaaagaaattttgaatctgattgtttttttgaattatatttttagatgATCCAATCAcctaaaccaaaccaaaacgTATATCATcagtttagtttggtttgtttctgcttcaaaaaaattgattaaaattgaatcaaatcgAACCATGTAGATTTTGTCGGTTTTAATATTctattgatttcttttttttccatCAATTTCTAGAGATATCAGCAAGGAACAGAAAGTAAAGTTCCatgtaaatttattatttttaattaaaaaatgagcatttgattttgatttaaggACGATCAACAACTCTATTCTCTTTGAATTTTGTTGCCTTTTcaatgaatggaacaataaaTAATCTGAAACTCTTGATATTATAATCATATTCAATATTATAAATTTCTTGATGTGTATAATATGATTATGATCATGCACATTTCACAAACACAATATAGCACAAGGTGCAccaatataacaacaacacattTATTTCCTCAAAAGCTCGTTACAAACAATTTAAAAGGCAAAGTAGCCAGCTGCGGCGACAGCAACAACAGCGGAGACTTTCAAAGAAGAAGCACCACTAGCTGCACCAGGGCCGGAAACAGGAGGGACAACGTCAACAACCACTGGGGATTGGGCAGGAGGTGAATCAGAAAAGGTGGTAGGAGCCTCTGAGGTTTTTGGCGATTCTGCTTCTGCAACTGGTGCTGATGCCTTTGGTGATGAAGCTGGGGCTTCAGCGGCCATAGCCACGCCAACAATGACAACAAAGATGAGCGCGAGAACGAATACCTTTGAAGCCATTGTTGTTAttgtgttattgttgttgtgtttgtgttgttAGTATTTCTCTAATAAAACAATATTAGAGAAAATACTAACAAGAATGAATGTGGTGAATTGGTTTGAGTGGGGAATGCCGTTTTATAAGGTTACGATTGTGAGAGAAATTAGGGAAATTGCTGCATATATAGTTAATTTGTTCAAATAATTAAGCTTTGTCAATCAATGCTCTCTTTTTTTGTGCGGTTAAACGGGGCCTAAGCCCTGCCAGTCATTTTTTTATCTCTCCAACATAGGTCCTGCAATGCATGCATGACTAAAGAgtaagaaaattgcttttttgacattaaGAACTTCCTATTAACACATGGAAAATATGACTTTGTCCTCAgaggtagttaactaccgttggatGATCGGGCAGCAGTTAACTATCGTTGAGGTCAGCACCGCTATAGCCAGcagtagttaactactgttGCGTTCCTGGTTCAAATTCCAATAGCTTTCTCCTTCCCTTTTTCCCCACGTTTGAACATGTTTATACATACTATTTTGAACACATtttttcactcattttcatccaatttaaaattcatcaatataaAAGGTACGaaataattttaacataataaaaataaaacgcaagaaataatataaaaggtaCGTACGAAAATGTCATAGAAATATCACAAGGTATGAATAATGTCATAATAATACATCACCATCATCAAAGTCAAAATGTACATAAAAAAACCTAATGATCAACCCTGCTGCCTACGATGCCTATGCCCCCTGCGCTATCTGGCCATTTGATACATAAGGACAGGGCGACCAATACTGCTAATCTGGGTCAAGACCTGCAGTAACTCCTCTCTACTCAGCTGGTCGCTCATGGCCAATGCTCCATCATACATCTGAACAATCTCCCTGATGATCGTCAATGTGTCCGACATTCCTCTGGCATGCTCCTACTCTATAAGCTGCTCCCGGTTCGCCGGCTTAGGAGGAGATTCTTCACCATGTAGCCAAGCTGATGCTCCCATGCTCTTTGACACCTCTGTCCCAAATCAGTGTAGAACCACAGACTGAGCTCTATCAATACAGTAACCATCATCTCCTTAGGCATCTCAGGGACATCTGACGGATGTCTGGGGATGTACCTTATAAAGTCAAACGGCCTCTTTACCCTCTCAGGTAAATGACGATACACCCTCTCCTTCCCGAGTAAGTGCACAGAAGCTGAAAAGGGCACACTTCTCTGTGATCACCATAAGTAGAAAACCTCAAATTATCCACCTCTAATTGAATTGAACCATGTAGATTTTGTCGGTTTGAACAttctattgaatttttttcgtCAATTTCTTGAGATATCAGCAAGGAACATAAAGTAATGTTCCATGAGTTTGAAATATCTGTTACAAAGCAAATATTATGTCAACCTCAACCAAATGAAGTAATTCAAAACTGGCTACATATTGCTTTTTATAATCCATTTTAGACCAATTGattcacttttatttatgtattttaatttttagagtcttttgtatgattttaataGGAATTATGTTGATTGGTGTTGATTCTTGGTGTGCTATATTTTACTATATGattatttatgatatttattaaaataatgtgagaattattattattttgaaaattggggagttaattaggatttaataaaaattaagggagtttaatgaaaaagggggagttatagttttgggagttaggaaaagaaagagtCAGAAAAACgtttcacgtaaaaacaagttttgggagaggagaaccaagagcaaggggagagaagaacaagtagagccaagaatcCTTCGTGTGTCGTGCGATTtcctgaattaaggtaagggtgagactatctctcaataatcataatatataatttctgaaaattgtctTAATATGAATTGTTCTTGGGAtgaaattgggaattagggttgatGCTGGTTTCGGAAAGGAATGGTGTAAGAATTGTGTCTAATATGTTGTAATATGATGTTTAGAATGATTTCCCAACCTATAATGTTACTTCGATCAGAATTAGAATGAATTAGAATCTGTTGGGAGAATTGGGGAAGTTTTGTATGATTGCTATAACGctatgaattgttgttgttgatgcctgGTATATGTTCCTTTAAATTGCCTAGTTGTgtataggacctgtaaacatctgcTGGAAAACGTTTtaggtgatcaggggattaaaattgggttctTGGAGTGAGAAGAGGTCTGAACCCGTAGgttttgcactgcccagatgaatggtcgcttaagcgaacgacccgtcgcttaagcgagcattcaagcaagctgCCTAGAATGTGATTTTGCcctttcgcttaagcgaacaatgAGCGATCTTGTAAgcgaaaatttaatttgattctgccaagaattcgctcAAGCGAGCGGAACCCAGACTTACTGTGAGCctgtcgcttaagcgagctagccgtcgcttaagcgaagatgACCTTAGTCAGCCACTTTTTGAACTTTGCCTCGTGCACTAGGGGATCCCTTTCAGTATTTCTAAATGTTCCTTTCAACTTGTAAGGCTATTATATACACCCTGATTCCTACTAAACACATTGTTAAACGAGTTGGTATAGCTTAATGAATTTCGGATTGAAGTGAGTATGAAACTAAGTGAAAATATGTTATGTTGAATGACTTGTTGTATTGGAATGATTGTCATTAATTATACATTTCTCTGGTGTTGGATTGGTTGCGGTGAAGTCGTAggtcatatttatatatatgcattagttgagttgtatgtagatatacacaagtgggtcagttgcataatcataaaagtgggagagcttcggctctggaacgccttgttgttcaaagcggtggaacactagtggttcaaagcggtgtttagcggtgaggacttaagtcctgaaaagaatgctttaaccattcgacagcggagTGGGCTACGGTCCTGAacatggtaccacatgcatagttgcatttgtcgaggagtcttagtgggGTGTCATGTCATTACATGAGTTGTTATTGTGAATTGAATTGCTGTATCTGGATGATGTGATTGGATTATGAAATACTTATGCCtattgaataatcattgatattatagggtgttagattcaactgatgttattttatattattattattgtttgtgaatctcaccccttctgcttgaaaatgttgcccttcctatgagtaacttgcaggtgatcctgagtagtaggtggtggctcaaagtgtctagggctctgatacgtgggatgagatttttaatgtttctttcattcctatgtatcaaattttggataatgctgttgtagccctatgtTTATTGGATTTCgcttgatgaggcttttatgccaagaattTTATTGGAGAATTTAATATGTTGAATGTTGTGGTTGTTAATGTTGAGataatatttccgctgcaaaattaatgatgattctTGAAGGTTGTGAATTAAATAgactttttatattctatttacaAGATTTTTGATTTAGTGGTGTGACATTCCCGTTGGGTTaatactctgatgcatgtttattttattaattaattgattattgggaacagggtgttacaattggtatcagagcaggttggtccgtccggccaagtagtaagTGTCGTGTTGAGCCGCCTAGGATAAAGTGTCAAACTCTaatgttttctttgttgtttttctgattgtcgtttcttatgtagaacttGTAAGATGGCTGGTCGtaatgatgctgctattgctgttGCGCTTGAGAAGGACggtgggacgcacatgttagcggaggaggctgatgactggtgggtaagtctgttaccCGTGCTTGAGAAGGACGGTGCggtggtgacctgggctgtattcaggagggaattcctgaataggtattttccggaagatgtccgtgGTAAGAAGGAAATCgagtttctggagttgaaacaaggtgacatgtctgtcacagagtatgctgcgAAGTTCGTGGAACTAGCTAAGTTCTACCCTCAgtatactgcggagacagctgaattctccaaatgtataAAATTCGAGAATGGGTTGAGGGCCGATATCAAGAGGGCCATTGGCTATCAGAAGATCAGAACTTTTTCTGAGTTGGTAAGCAGCTGCAGAATCTATGAGGAAGATTcaaaagctcattacaagatgATGAGTGAGcggaggggtaagggacaacagagtcatcctaagccgtacagtgcccctgctgacaaGGGAAAGCAACGACTGAATGATGAGAgaaggcccaagaggagagatgctcctgctgagatagtttgctataagtgtggcgagaaaggccacaaaagtaatgtttgtaccaaagatgagaagaagtgcttcaggtgtggtcagaaaggacacacattgGCTAACTGCAAGAGGGGTGATGTTGTTTGTTATAATTGTGATGAGGAGGGCCACATCAGTTCACAGTGCACTCAACCAAAGAAGATTAGAACTGGTgggaaggtgtttgctttgactggtacgcagactactaatgaggacagacttatcagaggtacttgtttctttaatagtactcctttaattgctattatagacactgatgctactcattgtttcattgctttagaatgtgcatataagttgggtctgaTTGTATTTGATATGAAAGGAGagatggttgttgaaactccagctaagggttcaggaactacttctcttgtttgtttgaggtgtcctatatctatgtttggtagagattttgaggtagacttagtttgtttgccgttgacgggaatggatgttatttttgggatgaattggttagagtataaccgagttaatatcaactgctttagcaagacggtgcatttttcttctgctgaagaagagggTGGAGTTGAATTCTTGACTACGAAACAtatgaagcagttagaacgtgatggaattctgatgtattctttgATGGCATCTTTGTCGTTGGAGAATCAGGCTGTGATTGACAGATTACCGGTAGTGAATGAATTCCCTGAggtgtttcctgatgagatCCCTGATGTGCCACCGGAGAGGGAGGTagagttttcaattgaccttgttccaggaacgaagccggtgtcgatggcaccataTCGTATGTCAGCATCGGAGTtggctgaattgaagaaacagttggaagacttgtttgataagaagtttgtaaaaCCGAGTGTCTCgccgtggggagcgcctgtgttgctggtaaagaagaaggatggtagcatgagattgtgcatagactaccgtcagttgaacaaagttacgataaagaacaggtatccgcttccgaggattgacgacttgatggatcagttggttggtgcaaagatttttagtaagattgacttgaggtcaggttaccatcagataaaggtgaaggatgaagatatgcagaagacggacTTTAGGACACGTtgtggtcattacgaatacaaggtgatgcctttcggtgttactaatgcgccagGTGTATTTATGGAGTATAAGAAcagaatttttcatgcttttctggatagaTTCGTggtggtgtttattgatgatattttaatttattctaagactgaagaagagcatgccgAGCATCTGAGGATTGTATTACAGGTTctgaaagagaaaaagttgtatgctaagttgtcgaaatgtgaattctggttaagtgaagtgagttttctcggccacattatttctggtagtggtattgctgttgatccttcgaaagttgatgcagtatccaataggagactccgaagtcagtgacttagatcagaagtttcttgggtttggctggttattaccgcaggttcattgaGGGTTTTTCAAAGTTGGCACTAccattgactcagttgacctgtaagggtaagtcttttgtgtgggatgctcagtgtgagagtagcttcaatgagttgaagagaAGGTTGataactgctcctattttgattttgcctaagcTGGAAGAGCCTTTCGTTGgttattgtgatgcgtctaagttgggcttgggtggtgttttgatgcaagatggtaaggtggtagcgtatgcttctagacaactgagagttcatgagaagaattatcctacccatgatttggagttggctgcggtggtttttgttttgaaaatttggagacattatttgtacggttctcgatttgaggtgtttagcgatcataaaagtttgaaatatttgtttgatcaaaaggaattgaatatgaggcagagaaggtggcttgaattattgaaggattatgattttggattgaattaccatccgggtaaagctaatgtagttgtagatgctttgagtaggaagacgttgcacatgtcggctatgatggtaaaggaatttgagttgcttgaacagtttagagacttgagtcttgtttgtgaattgtcacctcagagtgtgaagttgggtatgttgaagatcaatagtgatttcttgaatagtatcagagaagcgcaacaagttgatgtcaagtttgtggatttaatgGTTACTAGTAATCAAgctgaggatagtgatttcaaggttgatgaACAAGGCGTGTTGAGGTTCAGAggcagaatttgtattcctgataatgatgagttgaaaaagttaattttagagGAAAGCCACAGGAGTAACTTAagtatccatccgggagctacgaagatgtatcatgacttgaagagattgttttggtggtccggtttgaagcgTGATGTCGCTcattttgtttatgcatgtttgacttgtcagaagtctaaagttgaacatcagaagcctgcagggttgttgacaccattagatgtgccagagtggaagtgggacaacaTTTCTACGGATTTtatgacgagtttaccgaatacTCCGATAGGGCATGATGCTATTTGGGTTTTTGtggataggttgacgaagtcagcgcacTTTATTCCGATAAATATCAGTTTTCCGGTACCTCAGCTGGCGGAGATTTACATCCGTGccattgtgaagttgcatggtgttccgtcgagtattgtgtcggatagagatccgaggttcacttctagattctggaagagtttgcaagatgctttgggttcgaaattgaggctgagttcggcttatcatcctcagacagatggtcagtcggagaggacgatacaATCTTTAGAGGATCTActgagagtgtgtgtacttgagcaaggtggagcttgggatagtcacctaccgttgatagagttcacatacaacaatagttaccattcgagtattggtatgacaccgttcgaagctttgtatgttCGAAGGTGCAGAACtcctttgtgttggtttgagtcgggagaaagtgtGATGTTGGGACCAGACATAGTTCAGCAGACTACAGAAAAGGTTAAGTTGATAAGAGAacagatgaaagcgtcgcagagtcgacagaagagctatcatgacaagcgtaggaaggacCATGAGTTTCAAGAGGAGatcatgtgttcttgagagtcactcctatgacaggTGTAGGCCGTGCATTAAaatctaagaagttgactccgaagtttattggtccatatcagatatctgagagggttggaacagtggcatatagagtgggtttgccacctcatctttcgaatttgcatgacgtgtttcatgtgtcgcaattacggaagtatgtaccggatccttcgcatgttattcatAAAggtgatgtgcaagttagagacaaccttacagtggagaccttaccgttgagaattgatgatcgaaaggtgaagtccttgagaggtaaagagatacctcttgtgagagtcgtttggggtggagcgactggtgaaagtttgacttgggagctggagagtaagatgcgggagtcttatccagagttgtttccttgaggtaagatttcgaggacgaaattctctaagttggggagagttgtaacgccctagttgttattaattatttttagtttattttagagtcttttgtatgattttaataGGAATTATGTTGATTGGTGTTGATTCTTGGTGTGCTATATTTTACTATATGattatttatgatatttattaaaataatgtgagaattattattattttgaaaattggggagttaattaggatttaataaaaattaagggagtttaatgaaaaagggggagttatagttttgggagttaggaaaagaaagagtCAGAAAAACGTTTCACGTAAAAACCAGTTTTGggagaggagaaccaagagcaAGGGGATAGAAgaacaagtagagccaagaatcCTTCGTGTGTCGTGCGATTtcctgaattaaggtaagggtgagactatctctcaataatcataatatataatttctgaaaattgtctTAATACGAATTGTTCTTGGGAtgaaattgggaattagggttgatGCTGGTTTCAGAAAGGAATGGTGTAAGAATTGTGTCTAATATGTTGTAATTTGATGTTCAAAATGATTTCCCAACCTATAATGTTACTGTGATCAGAATTAGAATGAATTAGAATCTGTTGGGAGAATTGGGGAAGTTTTGTATGATTGCTATAACGCtgtgaattgttgttgttgatgtctgGTATATGTTCCTTTAAATTGCCTAGTTGTATATAAGACCTGTAAACATCTGCTGGAAAACGTTTTAGgcgatcaggggattaaaattggatTCTTGGAGTGAGAAGAGGTCTGAACCCGTAGgttttgcactgcccagatgaaTGGTCGGTTAAGCGAAcgacccgtcgcttaagcgagcattcaagcaagctgTCCATAATGCGATTTtgcccgttcgcttaagcgaacaatgAGCGAGCTTGTAAgcgaaaatttaatttgattctgccaagaattcgctcaagcgaaccgtaAGCGAGCGGAACCCAGACTTACTGTGAgtcggtcgcttaagcgagctagccgtcgcttaagcgaagatgACCTTAGTCAGCCACTTTTTGAACTTTGCCTCGTGCACTAAGGGATCCCTTTGAGTATTTCTAAATGTTCCTTTCAACTTGTAAGGCTATTATATACACCCTGATTCCTACTAAACACATTGTTAAACGAGTTGGTATAGCTTAATGAATTTCGGATTGAAGTGAGTATGAAACTAAGTGAAAATATGTTATGTTGAATGACTTGTTGTATTGGAATGATTGTCATTAATTATACATTTCTCTGGTGTTGGATTGGTTGCGATGAAGTCGTAggtcatatttatatatatgcattagttgagttgtatgtagatatacacaagtgggtcagttgcataatcataaaagtgggagagcttcggctctagaacgccttgtcgttcaaagcggtggaacactagttgttcaaagcggtgtttagtggtgaggacttatgtcctgaaaagaatgctttaaccattcgacagcggagTGGGCTACGGTCCTGAacatggtaccacatgcatagttgcatttgtcgaggagtcttagtgggGTGTCATGTCATTACATGAGTTGTTATTGTGGATTGAATTGCTGTATCTGGATGATGTGATTGGATTATGAAATACTTATGCCtattgaataatcattgatattatagggtgttagattcaactgatgttattttatattattattattgtttgtgaatcttgTAACGCccgaattttatttaattattattggtcgatttaaagtctttttatatatgattttatattattatgtggtgtattatattttattatatagtttattttaataataattagattaagtgagaaattagtattattttgcaGTGTGGGgaattaattaggatttaatagaattaagggggagttaaataaaaataaggggAGTTAtgtaatgggaagttaggaaaagagaaggcagaagcagtttacgtgaaaacagacttttgggagaaaagggagagaagagcaagtagagccaagaactgattttgctgtgcatttctttctattaaattaaggtaagggtgagaatATCATTCAGTGATCTTAAAtctataattctgaaattggatTTATCATGTGAGTTGTTCTTAATTTGGGATTAgggttgtgtttttttttgggtagtgTTGGGTTTTGTTTTCCATTGCTTTTCATGATCCTTTGATAAATTCAATGTTAAATTCGTGTACCTTGTGCTGCTGCAATTATATGTTAGATTTGTAGTCTTTGAATTACGATGAAATCATaggtatatgcatatatttaattaaatataattgttgctTTAATCGGTTGCAAGATTTATTCCTTCTGAATATAACTAATTATCTCGTTGTTTTCTGTTTGTACATCGATGAGTCTATATGATTA containing:
- the LOC11438372 gene encoding classical arabinogalactan protein 11, with product MASKVFVLALIFVVIVGVAMAAEAPASSPKASAPVAEAESPKTSEAPTTFSDSPPAQSPVVVDVVPPVSGPGAASGASSLKVSAVVAVAAAGYFAF